A single genomic interval of Spinacia oleracea cultivar Varoflay chromosome 6, BTI_SOV_V1, whole genome shotgun sequence harbors:
- the LOC110793129 gene encoding scopoletin glucosyltransferase — MSAEPKRLHVVFFPLMAAGHMIPIIDIAKLFASHHVKTTIVTTPLNAPTLTKALNTTTTTTTTTTINVEVIPFPHSNEADGIPQGIENFHKFNSNAMAFNFLKATTLLQQSLEQILEKHKPDCLVADVLLTFATDVAAKFNIPRLVFLPANCFSQCVTHSLIKYQPFKTVSSDNEEFLIPHLPHEVKLMKSQLPKMMRGDLDMDIVNTKWMEIFVQAMETESKSYGVIFNSFYELEPQYADYYRNVIGRKAWSIGPVSLCNRENEAKFQRGEDSCIDEHECLNWLNSKNPNSVVYICFGSLAQVSNSQLEEIAMGLEASEQDFIWVLSSSEKDDKIEEFEKRVQGKGLIIRGWAPQVLILDHQAIGAFVTHCGWNSTLEGLSCGVPMVTWPVFAEHFYIEKLVTQVLETGVGVGAKEWNRMVEGIKWEHIRDAIRKVMVGEEALELRSKAKKMKDLARKAVEVGGSSYCDLSSLIQELSSYNNATTYVRD; from the coding sequence ATGAGTGCCGAACCAAAAAGGCTGCATGTAGTGTTCTTCCCTCTTATGGCTGCTGGCCATATGATCCCAATCATAGACATCGCCAAGCTGTTTGCATCCCACCATGTTAAGACCACCATTGTTACAACCCCTCTCAATGCACCAACTTTAACCAAAGCACTTAACACCACCACGACTACAACTACAACTACAACAATCAATGTTGAAGTCATCCCTTTTCCTCATTCCAACGAAGCTGACGGAATTCCTCAAGGAATCGAAAACTTCCACAAGTTTAATTCCAATGCAATGGCATTCAATTTTCTCAAAGCTACCACGTTGCTACAACAATCACTCGAACAAATCTTGGAGAAACACAAACCTGATTGCCTCGTTGCCGATGTACTCTTAACTTTCGCTACCGACGTTGCGGCTAAGTTCAACATACCAAGGTTAGTATTCCTTCCAGCTAACTGCTTCTCACAATGTGTTACACATTCCTTGATCAAATACCAGCCGTTCAAAACCGTCTCATCGGACAACGAGGAGTTTCTCATCCCTCACCTTCCTCATGAGGTAAAGCTTATGAAATCTCAACTACCAAAAATGATGAGGGGGGATTTAGATATGGATATTGTTAATACAAAATGGATGGAAATATTTGTTCAAGCTATGGAGACCGAGTCCAAGAGTTATGGGGttattttcaatagcttttacgAGCTAGAGCCTCAATATGCTGATTATTATAGAAACGTTATTGGTAGGAAGGCGTGGAGTATTGGTCCTGTTTCATTATGTAACCGCGAAAATGAAGCTAAGTTTCAACGAGGGGAGGATTCTTGTATTGATGAGCATGAATGCTTGAATTGGCTTAACTCCAAAAACCCTAACTCTGTTGTTTATATTTGCTTTGGTAGTTTAGCTCAAGTTTCGAACTCACAACTTGAAGAAATTGCGATGGGTCTAGAAGCTTCTGAGCAAGACTTCATATGGGTGTTGAGTAGTAGTGAAAAGgatgacaaaattgaagaatttgagaAGAGGGTACAAGGAAAAGGACTAATAATAAGGGGATGGGCACCTCAAGTGCTGATATTAGACCACCAAGCGATAGGTGCATTCGTGACTCATTGTGGGTGGAACTCCACTCTAGAAGGCTTATCGTGTGGGGTTCCTATGGTCACTTGGCCGGTATTCGCTGAGCACTTTTATATTGAGAAGTTGGTGACTCAAGTTTTGGAGACTGGAGTTGGTGTTGGAGCTAAGGAATGGAATAGAATGGTGGAGGGTATCAAATGGGAACATATTAGAGATGCTATAAGAAAAGTTATGGTGGGTGAAGAAGCTTTGGAGTTAAGAAGTAAGGCAAAGAAGATGAAAGATTTAGCAAGGAAGGCTGTTGAAGTTGGTGGTTCATCTTATTGTGATTTGAGTTCCTTGATACAAGAATTGAGCTCTTATAATAATGCTACTACTTATGTTAGAGATtaa